The following proteins are encoded in a genomic region of Zea mays cultivar B73 chromosome 9, Zm-B73-REFERENCE-NAM-5.0, whole genome shotgun sequence:
- the LOC100274015 gene encoding putative cytochrome P450 superfamily protein — protein sequence MESLVAALPAGGAAAAAAFGGLVAAAALAGKVGLVGSKKHLNAPPAVSGLPLIGNLHQLKEKKPHQTFTKWAEIYGPIYTIRTGSSTVVVLNSAQVAKEAMIAKFSSISTRKLSKALSALTRDKTMVATSDYGDFHKMIKRYIMTFMLGTSGQKQFRDTRNMMVDNMLNTFHTLLMDDPNSPLNFREVFKNELFRLSLVQALGEDVSSIYVEEYGKVISKEEIYKATVVDMMMCAIEVDWRDFFPYLSWIPNRTFETRVLTTEARRTTVMQALIKQQKERIARGETRISYLDFLLAENTLTDEQLLMLVWEAVIEAADTTLVTTEWAMYEIAKHPEKQEYLYQEIQKVCGNKTVTEDHLPELPYLNAVFHETMRRHSPVPLVPPRLVHENTNLAGYEVPAGTEIIINLYGCNMNKNDWAEPEEWKPERFLDGRFEAVDMHKTMAFGAGRRACAGSMQAMNISCTAIGRFVQEFAWRLEEGDEDKVDTIQLTTNRLYPLHVYLAPRGRK from the exons ATGGAGTCTCTAGTGGCTGCGCTCCCCGCGGGCGgcgctgcggcggcggcggccttcGGTGGGCTGGTGGCCGCTGCCGCGCTCGCCGGAAAGGTCGGCCTTGTCGGGTCCAAGAAACACCTCAACGCGCCCCCAG CTGTCTCTGGTTTACCCCTGATTGGGAATCTTCATCAGTTGAAAGAGAAGAAACCTCACCAGACCTTTACAAAGTGGGCAGAAATTTATGGGCCAATTTACACTATAAGGACCGGTTCTTCTACTGTAGTTGTGCTCAATTCAGCCCAAGTAGCCAAGGAG GCAATGATTGCAAAATTCTCATCAATATCTACTCGAAAGCTATCGAAGGCATTGTCAGCGCTCACCCGTGACAAAACTATGGTTGCTACAAGTGACTATGGTGACTTCCACAAAATGATTAAGCGTTATATCATGACATTCATGTTGGGTACTTCTGGCCAG AAACAATTTAGGGACACAAGAAACATGATGGTTGACAACATGTTGAACACTTTCCATACATTGTTGATGGATGATCCAAATTCTCCTCTGAACTTCCGGGAAGTTTTCAAGAATGAATTATTTCGCTTATCCCTGGTTCAG GCTTTAGGCGAGGATGTGAGTTCAATCTATGTGGAAGAGTATGGAAAGGTTATATCAAAGGAGGAAATCTACAAGGCCACTGTGGTTGACATGATGATGTGTGCAATTGAGGTCGACTGGAGGGATTTCTTCCCGTACCTCAGCTGGATTCCAAATAGGACCTTCGAAACAAGAGTACTGACTACCGAAGCGAGGAGAACTACCGTGATGCAAGCCTTGATCAAGCAGCAAAAGGAAAGAATTGCACGTGGGGAG ACTAGGATATCCTACCTGGACTTCCTGCTGGCAGAGAATACACTGACTGATGAACAATTACTAATGCTGGTGTGGGAAGCAGTCATAGAAGCTGCTGATACTACTTTGGTCACGACCGAGTGGGCTATGTATGAGATTGCGAAGCACCCAGAAAAACAG GAATACCtttatcaagaaatccaaaaagtCTGCGGCAATAAGACAGTTACCGAGGATCACCTGCCAGAGTTACCGTACTTGAACGCGGTGTTCCATGAGACCATGAGGCGGCATTCTCCAGTTCCATTAGTGCCTCCAAGATTGGTCCATGAGAATACCAACTTGGCTGGCTATGAGGTTCCAGCCGGCACAGAG ATAATCATCAATCTGTACGGGTGCAACATGAACAAAAACGACTGGGCCGAGCCTGAGGAATGGAAGCCAGAGAGGTTTCTGGACGGGAGGTTTGAAGCAGTGGATATGCACAAGACCATGGCCTTTGGCGCAGGAAGGAGGGCCTGTGCTGGCAGCATGCAGGCGATGAACATCTCGTGCACCGCCATCGGCAGGTTTGTGCAAGAGTTTGCCTGGAGGCTCGAGGAAGGCGACGAGGACAAGGTTGACACCATCCAGCTTACAACCAACAGGCTTTACCCACTGCATGTGTACCTCGCACCTAGAGGAAGGAAATGA